The following coding sequences are from one Camarhynchus parvulus chromosome 1, STF_HiC, whole genome shotgun sequence window:
- the CYSLTR2 gene encoding cysteinyl leukotriene receptor 2 translates to MEMLAQTMNMSNISKVAQDGSFTNCSSNYTVDSFKQVIYPITYLFIFFPGAVGNSLSIYVFFQTSQRTSVNIYMQNLAISDLMFVSTLPFRASYFLLGSRWIFGDVLCRIMTYTLYMNMYCSIYFLAVLSVVRFVAIVHPFKHGKVTNTKYARITCGVVWIFVLAAASPLLNKGIAGYRNPVKCLDLHPSSTHNLLMMNSFVLVVGFILPFCTIVFCYIFAIRALLKCRPPQSGRAICHRKALLTIVITLILSLICFLPYHILRTVHLMYSSCNQAILHKALVVTLCLAAMNSCLDPFLYYFAAENFKAKMRSLCCR, encoded by the coding sequence ATGGAGATGCTGGCTCAGACTATGAATATGTCCAATATTTCCAAGGTGGCACAAGATGGCAGCTTCACTAACTGCTCCTCCAACTATACAGTTGACAGCTTCAAACAAGTCATTTATCCCATCACATATCTCTTTATCTTCTTCCCGGGTGCTGTTGGAAACAGCCTCTCCATTTATGTTTTCTTCCAGACTTCGCAAAGGACCTCAGTAAACATTTACATGCAGAACTTGGCTATTTCAGACCTCATGTTTGTCAGCACTTTGCCCTTTCGAGCCTCATATTTCCTCTTGGGATCCCGTTGGATATTTGGTGACGTCCTCTGCAGGATCATGACTTACACCTTGTACATGAATATGTACTGCAGCATTTATTTCCTGGCCGTGCTCAGCGTGGTTCGTTTTGTAGCCATCGTCCACCCGTTCAAACACGGAAAAGTGACCAACACCAAGTATGCCAGGATTACCTGTGGGGTCGTATGGATCTTcgtgctggcagctgccagccctctGTTAAACAAGGGAATTGCTGGCTACCGCAACCCAGTCAAATGCTTGGACCTGCACCCCTCCAGCACACACAACCTCCTCATGATGAACAGCTTTGTCCTCGTTGTGGGCTTCATCCTGCCCTTCTGCACAATTGTGTTCTGCTACATCTTTGCCATCAGAGCGCTGCTCAAGTGCAGGCCTCCGCAGAGCGGGAGGGCAATCTGTCACAGGAAGGCGCTGCTAACCATTGTCATCACCCTCATCCTCTCCCTCATCTGCTTCCTGCCCTACCACATCCTGAGAACTGTCCACCTGATGTACAGCAGCTGCAACCAGGCCATCCTGCACAAGGCGCTGGTGGTCACTCTCTGCCTTGCTGCCATGAACAGCTGCCTCGATCCCTTCCTCTATTACTTTGCTGCTgaaaatttcaaagcaaaaatgagAAGTTTGTGCTGCAGGTAG